The genomic interval AGCGGGTCGGCTCGGGCGGCTGGAACAGCGCATCGGGTTGCGGGCGGTATTCCACGCGCTGGATGTCCCACTGCTGCTGTTGTTGCAGGCCGGTCTTGCCGCGATATGCGAGCACCAGGCCGGTGTCGCGATCCAGCCACATCGTGCCCTGCCGGGTCATGCCGGGGCCGCCCGCATTGGAAAGCCGGTATCGCCACTGCACCGCGGGCCGGCCGGCATGGACGCCGATATCGGCACGTTGGCAGTCGGCGAACATGCCCAGGCCGGCGCACGGCTGTTCCGGGTCGAAGCGCAGCGGCCAGCGCATGCCGGGCACCGGCATGCCGTCGCCCTGCTGTCCCACGATCCAGCCAACGGGTGCGTCCTTGGTCAGGATCAACGCGTACGGCGTACCGCTGGCGTCCTTGAACTGCACGCGCAGCGCATCGTCGCGGAAATACAGGGTCACCGGCTGCGGCGCGTCCTTGGGGCGGATCCGGCTCAATCCGCTCAGCTGGTTGGTCGTCACCTCGGCCACGCCGGAGAACGGAAACTCCTCGGCGCGCGTGCTTTGCGCAAGCGCAGGGGAGATCGCGAGCGCACATGCCAGCACCGAACGCCAAAGCATCACTTGTCCAGATTGCCCTGTTTGTAGATCGGCGATTGCATGCGCACGATCGCATAGCTTTCGATCGGCAAGCGATTGGTCAGCGGTTGCAGCGTCGAGGATTCGAAGGTGCCTGGCTTGAGGTACTGGGACTTCCCCCCCAGTACCCAGCCAACGAACGGCACTACCAGCGGCGCGTCGTAGACGACTTTGACTTTCAGGATGTTGGCGTCCTGGACATTGACGCCGCTGCTGCCGACCGCGGTGCTGCGATAGGCGAGCGTATCGTTGGGCAGGGCGTACTGGCCGTTGTACTGCCGCTCCTTGAAGTTGCCCCATGCCGCGCGCGTCGGGTTGATCACGGTGATGTGCCCGCGCCTGAGCACGTTCAAGTCCGCATACGCCTTGCCATACGCGACTTCCAATGCGACCTGCCCGGTCTCATTGGAGTAGAGCGGCATCATGCCCTTGGCGAAGCTCCTCTGCATTTCGCCGCGGTCCACGCCGGTTACCGCGCCTGTGCGCGCGACCATCAGCGCGGCGTAATCGAGCGTCGTCTTCATTCGGTACAACAGCACCGCCTGGATGACCGCCAGCAGCAGGAACAGCAGGACCGGGGTGATGATCACCAGTTCCACCATGGATTGGCCGCGCATCGAGCGCCGGCTGCGCAATTCCCGCATACGTGTTTTCATGACCATGCTCCGGTGTCGGGCGGCGGCGCGACCGTTGCGGTGCGCCAGCGCCACTGTTCGCCTTGCTGCGGCTGCAGCCGGTCCAGCGCGCCGCCATGGAATTCGACGGTGGCCACGGCGCGCCGGCAGGCCGCGGCGCGGTACGGCCTGACGTTCTCGCGCCATTCCAGCACGACGTCGTCGCGCGCGAGGAACACCAGGTCCAACGGGTAGGCCATGCCGATGGTGTGCACACTGGCGCAGGGCCGGATCAACAGGGCTTCCGATCCGTCCTCGGCCAGTGCCGGCCGGGCCAGCAAGCCGCGCATCCGCGACCACCAGGTGTCGGCGGACCACACGTGCGGGATGGGAGCGCCCCCGCTGCGCTCGATGTGCCCGTGCTTCACAGGATTCCCTCCTGCAACATCTTCAAGTAGATGAAGTAGCCCAGGAACAGGAAGATCAGCGGGAAGAAGAACATCACCAGCGGCAGCATCATCTTCACCGGCGCCTCCAGCGCCAGCTTCTCCGCGCGCAGGAAGCGC from Xanthomonas sp. DAR 34887 carries:
- a CDS encoding DUF192 domain-containing protein — encoded protein: MKHGHIERSGGAPIPHVWSADTWWSRMRGLLARPALAEDGSEALLIRPCASVHTIGMAYPLDLVFLARDDVVLEWRENVRPYRAAACRRAVATVEFHGGALDRLQPQQGEQWRWRTATVAPPPDTGAWS
- a CDS encoding TadE/TadG family type IV pilus assembly protein, translating into MALAHRNGRAAARHRSMVMKTRMRELRSRRSMRGQSMVELVIITPVLLFLLLAVIQAVLLYRMKTTLDYAALMVARTGAVTGVDRGEMQRSFAKGMMPLYSNETGQVALEVAYGKAYADLNVLRRGHITVINPTRAAWGNFKERQYNGQYALPNDTLAYRSTAVGSSGVNVQDANILKVKVVYDAPLVVPFVGWVLGGKSQYLKPGTFESSTLQPLTNRLPIESYAIVRMQSPIYKQGNLDK